The Mesotoga sp. UBA6090 region CGAGATTCTGATCGCCGGTATATTCTTTGCCATAGGGATATTTGCAGCCTACCTCGCCATGGGGACCGGTCTTCTCGGCGCAGTGGGCTACGTAGAGAGTGTTTCGAGGGTATTTCAGCTGGTCTTTTACCCTGCCATGGCAGTTTTCACGGGCGTTCTTGCTATTCTGTCGGTAGTCGACTTCTATAGAATGAGATACAAGAACAAGAAGGCGATCTTAGAACTTTCTCCAGGTTTGAAAAAGAAGACGCACGAGATCATTCGAAAGAACGCGAGGGCTAAGACCATATGGATTGCATCGCTTGTAGCTGGAATTCTCGTTTCTTTTGTCGAGTTTATGTGCACCGGTCAGGTTTACCTTCCCACGATCGTCTATATTATCAACAGCTCCGGCGTATCTGGAAGGGCGCTGGGATTCCTGATGATCTACAATCTTGGGTTCACGGTTCCGATAATCGCAATCACGCTGATCGCCTACTTCAGTTCATCGACCAAGAAGATACAGGAGTTCATGACGTCAACACAGGCTGCTGCAAAGATAAAGCTGCTCATGGGAGCTTTGTTTGTAGTCTTCTTTGTAATAATGCTGAATATTACTCTCAAGACATTCAATTTGATTTAGGCAGAGAGGTTTCCCGGAACTTTTAAGAATAGTACTGATAAAACAAGCTCGATGGAATACGCGATTGGTCATGTGTGATTCCATCTGGCTTTTCTATTCATCCGACGCCTTTTATTGCCAGGACGTGTTTGCCGTGGCTCTCGCAAAAGAAACCTCATCATTACCCTCAAGTCAGGGACTTCCTAGAAACCATGTGATGCTCCTTCTCTCTCGACAATATACGCTGTGTTTAGCTCCTGATGATCCTGATCTTAAGTCCTCCCTTGAGGGAGGAGGGCCACGAAGTGGCGGAGGGTGTGCACGTCCAGCTAAGGCAAGA contains the following coding sequences:
- a CDS encoding cytochrome c biogenesis CcdA family protein; this encodes MKRTLFLLMVLTLACLSANASVIIDFFGVSTCQECFEAEMMIDSLRYEVEEAVVVNKFMLSEAENQELKLKYAKVYGVSESEFDLYPMIFIGKDAFTPSNTTPDSLLESMINYSQEERDKKLEEIDALDEDVSQRITERYDQFSIFVVLGAGLIDGINPCAFVVLIFLVSYLYYVGRGRNEILIAGIFFAIGIFAAYLAMGTGLLGAVGYVESVSRVFQLVFYPAMAVFTGVLAILSVVDFYRMRYKNKKAILELSPGLKKKTHEIIRKNARAKTIWIASLVAGILVSFVEFMCTGQVYLPTIVYIINSSGVSGRALGFLMIYNLGFTVPIIAITLIAYFSSSTKKIQEFMTSTQAAAKIKLLMGALFVVFFVIMLNITLKTFNLI